A region from the Janthinobacterium agaricidamnosum genome encodes:
- a CDS encoding MlaE family ABC transporter permease gives MPTVQSPKLTLSQTSSQQGALVTASGTWQVHALAHDNAIKAIEAQLKPLQGDTKAQWDLSAIDSMDHIGAQLFWNAWGKQRPAQLTLAPSQEEFFRRIEETGPLQTPPSRANRLTPVMKLGMAILLFFEHLKGFIALVGQVTQDIGRFARHPMRGPWREISANIFHAGFQALGITALVGFLIGVVLSYLSAQQLRAFGGDIYLVNLLGMSVIRELGPLLAAILVAGRSGSSITAQLGVMRVTEELDAMLVMGISHGFRLIMPKVLALAISMPLLVIWTDTAALIGGMVAAKVELNLSARYFIQKLPDAVPLANYMIGLGKGVIFGMLIALVSCHFGLRIKANTESLGRGTTTAVVTAITVVILADAVFAIVFNGVGY, from the coding sequence ATGCCGACTGTACAATCGCCGAAACTGACCCTCTCCCAGACCAGCTCCCAACAGGGAGCCCTTGTCACTGCCAGCGGCACCTGGCAGGTGCACGCGCTGGCGCATGACAATGCCATCAAGGCCATCGAGGCCCAGCTCAAGCCCCTGCAGGGCGATACCAAGGCGCAATGGGATTTGTCGGCCATCGACAGCATGGACCATATCGGCGCCCAGCTGTTCTGGAATGCCTGGGGCAAGCAGCGCCCCGCGCAACTGACCCTGGCGCCGTCGCAGGAAGAGTTTTTCCGGCGCATCGAAGAGACGGGGCCGCTGCAAACGCCGCCGTCGCGCGCCAACCGCCTCACGCCCGTGATGAAGCTGGGCATGGCCATTTTGCTGTTTTTCGAACATTTGAAGGGCTTTATTGCCCTTGTCGGCCAAGTGACGCAGGATATCGGCCGCTTCGCACGCCACCCGATGCGCGGGCCGTGGCGTGAAATTTCCGCCAATATCTTCCATGCGGGCTTCCAGGCGCTGGGTATCACGGCCCTGGTCGGCTTTCTGATCGGCGTCGTGCTGTCCTATCTTTCCGCGCAGCAACTGCGGGCCTTTGGCGGCGACATTTACCTGGTCAACCTGCTGGGCATGAGCGTCATCCGCGAACTGGGGCCCTTATTGGCGGCCATTCTCGTGGCAGGCCGCTCCGGCTCGTCCATCACGGCACAGCTGGGCGTCATGCGTGTCACGGAAGAGCTCGATGCCATGCTGGTGATGGGCATTTCGCACGGTTTCCGCCTGATCATGCCCAAAGTGCTGGCCCTGGCCATTTCCATGCCCCTGCTCGTCATCTGGACGGATACGGCCGCGCTGATCGGCGGCATGGTGGCGGCCAAGGTGGAACTGAACCTGTCGGCGCGCTACTTCATCCAGAAGCTGCCCGATGCCGTGCCGCTGGCCAACTACATGATCGGCCTGGGCAAGGGCGTGATCTTCGGCATGCTGATCGCCCTCGTCTCCTGCCACTTCGGCCTGCGCATCAAGGCCAATACGGAAAGCCTGGGGCGCGGCACCACCACCGCCGTCGTCACGGCCATTACCGTCGTGATCCTGGCCGACGCCGTGTTTGCCATCGTCTTCAATGGAGTGGGCTACTGA
- a CDS encoding ABC transporter ATP-binding protein yields the protein MANDTDIACKASEGQDGQFDLHGDAPVVEITNLWTKFGRTVVHQDLNLEIERGEILSIVGGSGTGKTVLLRQMLGLEHPARGCVKVFGEDINKASSDQLQQLRNHWGMLFQQGALYSALTVFDNVAQPMRELRVLPEALVHDAVLLKMNMVGLGPEHALKMPSDLSGGMIKRVALARALALEPKLLFLDEPTAGLDPDLSESFVALIQSLHRELGLTVVMVTHDLDTLFALSTRIAVLAEKHVIAIGPTREVIEVDHPFIKQFFLGDRGKRALAVLDEKQAADKAAQPGDDAGTDKKAEK from the coding sequence ATGGCGAACGACACCGATATCGCCTGCAAGGCGAGCGAGGGCCAGGACGGCCAGTTCGACCTGCATGGCGACGCGCCCGTGGTGGAAATCACCAATCTGTGGACCAAGTTCGGCCGCACCGTCGTGCACCAGGACTTGAACCTGGAAATCGAGCGGGGCGAAATCCTGTCCATCGTGGGCGGTTCCGGCACGGGCAAGACGGTGCTGCTGCGCCAGATGCTGGGCCTGGAACATCCGGCACGGGGCTGCGTCAAAGTCTTTGGCGAAGATATCAACAAGGCAAGTTCCGACCAGTTGCAGCAGTTGCGCAACCACTGGGGCATGCTGTTCCAGCAAGGCGCGCTGTATTCGGCCCTGACCGTGTTCGACAACGTGGCCCAGCCCATGCGCGAATTACGCGTGCTGCCCGAAGCGCTGGTGCATGACGCGGTATTATTAAAAATGAACATGGTGGGCCTGGGCCCGGAACATGCGCTGAAAATGCCGTCGGACTTGTCGGGCGGCATGATCAAGCGCGTGGCCCTGGCGCGCGCCCTGGCGCTGGAACCGAAGCTGCTGTTCCTCGACGAACCGACGGCCGGCCTGGACCCGGACTTGTCGGAAAGTTTTGTCGCCCTGATCCAGTCGCTGCACCGCGAACTGGGCTTGACGGTGGTCATGGTCACGCATGACCTCGACACTTTGTTCGCCCTGTCCACGCGTATCGCCGTGCTGGCGGAAAAACACGTGATCGCCATCGGCCCCACGCGCGAGGTGATCGAAGTGGACCACCCGTTCATCAAGCAATTTTTCCTCGGCGACCGCGGCAAGCGCGCGCTGGCCGTCCTCGATGAAAAACAGGCGGCGGACAAGGCGGCGCAGCCAGGCGACGACGCCGGCACAGACAAGAAAGCGGAGAAGTAA
- a CDS encoding MlaD family protein, whose product MENRSHALMTGFFTLTLLVAAILFGVWFNRDRVERVPYLLATTLSVPGLNPQATVRYRGLEVGKVDAIDFDTQKAGQILVHISVAPDTPVTNTTFATLGYQGVTGIAYIQLDDEHVGSTLLGTSKDKPSLIPLRAGLLDQLEKRGKRILDQAEQITNKVNNLLSPDNQAAMLGAFTEVGKAAKAFGAIPQQLEPTLTQLPQLTEQTRQTLTAVSTASKNVSDLTATWKKLGSDIQAPGGVLDKVNGTVDRVGNSVETVANGVSLEVLPQVIELSGEARSSMRALKTTMSTLNEQPQSILFGAPDIPPGPGEPGFSAPGK is encoded by the coding sequence ATGGAAAACAGATCACATGCCCTGATGACGGGATTTTTTACACTGACCTTGCTGGTGGCCGCCATCCTGTTCGGCGTCTGGTTCAACCGCGACCGCGTGGAAAGAGTCCCGTATTTGCTCGCCACCACCCTGTCCGTGCCGGGCCTGAACCCGCAGGCGACCGTGCGCTACCGGGGCCTGGAAGTGGGCAAGGTCGACGCCATCGACTTCGACACGCAAAAGGCGGGGCAAATCCTCGTGCACATCAGCGTGGCGCCCGATACCCCCGTCACGAATACCACCTTTGCCACCCTGGGCTACCAGGGCGTGACGGGCATCGCCTACATCCAGCTCGACGACGAGCACGTGGGCTCGACACTGCTGGGCACCAGCAAGGACAAGCCGTCGCTGATCCCCCTGCGCGCGGGCTTGCTCGACCAGCTGGAAAAACGGGGCAAGCGCATCCTCGACCAGGCCGAGCAGATCACCAATAAAGTGAATAATTTGCTCAGCCCCGACAACCAGGCGGCCATGCTGGGCGCCTTCACTGAAGTGGGCAAGGCGGCCAAGGCCTTTGGCGCCATCCCGCAGCAGCTGGAACCGACCCTGACGCAATTGCCGCAACTGACGGAACAGACGCGGCAAACCTTGACGGCCGTCAGCACGGCCAGCAAGAACGTGTCGGACCTGACGGCCACGTGGAAAAAGCTCGGCAGCGACATCCAGGCGCCCGGCGGCGTGCTCGACAAGGTCAATGGCACGGTCGACCGGGTCGGCAATTCCGTGGAAACGGTGGCCAATGGCGTGTCCCTGGAAGTCTTGCCGCAGGTAATCGAGCTGAGCGGCGAGGCGCGCTCCTCGATGCGCGCCCTGAAAACCACCATGAGCACGCTCAATGAACAGCCGCAGAGCATCTTGTTCGGCGCCCCAGACATCCCGCCCGGCCCGGGCGAGCCCGGTTTTTCGGCGCCCGGCAAATAA
- a CDS encoding ABC-type transport auxiliary lipoprotein family protein, protein MPIPRHLTALIVAGAFLLGGCASRGPVPTFYDFGPAAPQAAAPAAAPAVPVLVIADANGPSWLDSQRMYYRLLYADAQQSRPYAYNRWNTPPLQLLSQRLKTRVAQSGVKVLSTTDAAAGIPLLRIDVDDFSQAFDTQTQSSGHVSLRASLFRGHRLIDQKTFSRSGPAGSADAQGGAQALAAASDAIAADLLTWLGTLNIPKE, encoded by the coding sequence ATGCCTATTCCTCGCCATCTCACCGCACTCATCGTCGCCGGCGCTTTTTTGCTGGGCGGCTGCGCCAGCCGCGGCCCCGTGCCCACGTTCTATGATTTCGGCCCGGCCGCACCGCAGGCAGCGGCACCGGCTGCCGCGCCAGCCGTGCCCGTGCTGGTGATCGCCGACGCCAACGGCCCTTCGTGGCTGGACAGCCAGCGCATGTATTACCGCTTGCTGTACGCCGATGCGCAGCAATCGCGGCCGTACGCCTACAACCGCTGGAACACGCCGCCGCTGCAACTGCTGAGCCAGCGCCTGAAAACGCGCGTGGCGCAAAGCGGCGTGAAAGTGCTGTCGACCACGGACGCGGCCGCCGGTATTCCCCTGCTGCGCATCGACGTCGATGATTTTTCGCAAGCGTTTGACACGCAGACGCAAAGCAGCGGCCATGTGTCGCTGCGCGCCTCGCTGTTCCGCGGCCACCGCCTGATCGACCAGAAAACCTTCAGCCGCAGCGGTCCGGCCGGCAGCGCCGATGCGCAAGGCGGCGCGCAGGCGCTGGCGGCGGCCTCGGACGCCATCGCCGCCGACCTGCTCACCTGGCTGGGCACGCTGAATATCCCGAAAGAATGA
- a CDS encoding VanZ family protein — MTDPASPASPAAPLPPVRSSPVSRATLLAYVFLIVYASWFPFTGWHSNGLSPLTFLENTRMPRYWTGFDVGINVVGYIPLGALIVYSLFPRITGFFAVIVASLCGMLISGSMEAVQTYLPSRVSSNLDFYTNAAGCCIGSIIGALTARKLLDHSHLYRLRQRWFAQHASQGLVLVALWPLAQIYPQGYLFGLGQLLPILSDWLSQLTGIDIDLAAYLRPDVILTVEQYWLSETIITACGMTGAVLTLLCLLRRAAPRAILMLTLIAAALIVRSMASALLFSPQNAFVWITPGAQGGFLIGLIMLGGLAFAPHVAQRRIAAATLLLSLVMVNTTPINPYFMSTLQGWVQGKFLNFNGAAQFLALLWPFVALWFLCLPSHRLNRQDDVQRQRREDHP, encoded by the coding sequence ATGACCGACCCCGCATCCCCCGCCAGCCCGGCGGCGCCGCTGCCGCCCGTCCGTTCCTCGCCCGTGTCGCGCGCGACCCTGCTCGCCTACGTCTTCCTGATCGTGTACGCCAGCTGGTTCCCGTTCACGGGCTGGCACAGCAATGGCCTGTCGCCGCTGACGTTCCTGGAAAACACCCGCATGCCCCGTTACTGGACGGGCTTTGACGTGGGCATCAACGTCGTCGGCTACATCCCGCTGGGCGCCTTGATCGTGTATTCGCTGTTTCCAAGAATCACGGGTTTCTTTGCCGTTATCGTCGCCAGCCTGTGCGGCATGTTGATTTCCGGCAGCATGGAAGCCGTGCAAACCTATCTGCCCAGCCGCGTATCGTCGAACCTGGATTTTTATACGAATGCGGCCGGCTGCTGCATCGGCTCCATCATCGGCGCCTTGACGGCGCGCAAGCTGCTCGACCATAGCCATTTGTACCGCTTGCGCCAGCGCTGGTTTGCCCAGCATGCCAGCCAGGGCCTGGTGCTGGTGGCCCTGTGGCCGCTGGCGCAGATCTATCCGCAAGGCTATCTGTTCGGCTTGGGCCAGCTGCTGCCCATCCTGTCGGACTGGCTGTCGCAGCTGACGGGCATCGACATCGATCTGGCCGCGTACCTGCGTCCCGACGTGATCTTAACGGTCGAGCAATATTGGCTTTCAGAAACTATCATCACGGCTTGCGGCATGACGGGCGCCGTGCTCACCTTGCTGTGCCTGCTGCGCCGCGCCGCGCCGCGCGCCATCCTGATGCTGACCCTGATCGCCGCCGCCCTGATCGTGCGCTCGATGGCCAGCGCGCTGCTGTTTTCGCCGCAAAACGCCTTCGTCTGGATCACGCCGGGCGCCCAGGGCGGCTTCTTGATCGGCCTGATCATGCTGGGCGGCCTGGCCTTCGCGCCGCACGTGGCGCAGCGCCGCATCGCGGCCGCCACCTTGCTGCTGAGCCTGGTGATGGTGAATACGACGCCGATCAATCCCTATTTCATGTCAACCTTGCAAGGCTGGGTACAAGGCAAGTTCCTGAACTTTAATGGCGCGGCGCAATTTCTCGCCTTGCTGTGGCCCTTCGTGGCCCTGTGGTTCCTGTGCCTGCCCTCGCACCGCCTGAACCGGCAGGACGATGTGCAGCGCCAGCGTCGCGAAGACCACCCATAA
- a CDS encoding (2Fe-2S) ferredoxin domain-containing protein has product MSDAPYFERHVFFCMNKREDGRNSCGDHGAEAAQKHCKRRIKELDMNGAGKIRINQAGCMDRCEEGPLLVIYPEATWYTYVDTSDIDEIIDTHLVGGKIVERLKI; this is encoded by the coding sequence ATGAGCGACGCACCGTATTTTGAACGCCACGTTTTTTTCTGCATGAACAAACGTGAAGACGGCCGCAACAGCTGCGGCGACCATGGCGCGGAAGCGGCGCAAAAGCATTGCAAGCGCCGCATCAAGGAACTCGACATGAATGGCGCGGGCAAGATCCGCATCAACCAGGCCGGCTGCATGGACCGCTGCGAGGAAGGCCCGCTGCTGGTCATCTACCCGGAAGCGACCTGGTACACCTATGTCGACACCAGCGATATCGATGAAATCATCGATACCCACCTGGTGGGCGGAAAAATAGTCGAGCGCCTGAAGATTTAA
- a CDS encoding alpha/beta hydrolase, with protein MNRNSEKFTLAGHAGSMEGLLDFPADTPRGIALVAHPHPLYGGTMDNKVTQTLARAFVALGYVVARINFRGVGASEGVHDHGAGETDDMQLLYEHMVGLYPGLPVALSGFSFGTYVQSKLQERLAAAGTPAERLALIGSAAGKWAMADIPADTILIHGELDDTIPLSAVFDWARPQDIPVIVIPGADHFFHRKLNHIKNLVIALWHGDKPSIAADDH; from the coding sequence ATGAACAGAAACTCGGAAAAATTTACCCTCGCCGGCCATGCAGGCAGCATGGAAGGCTTGCTCGATTTCCCGGCAGACACTCCGCGCGGCATCGCCCTCGTTGCCCATCCGCACCCGCTGTACGGCGGCACGATGGATAACAAGGTCACGCAAACCCTGGCGCGCGCGTTTGTCGCCCTCGGTTACGTGGTGGCGCGCATCAACTTCCGCGGCGTGGGCGCTTCCGAAGGCGTACACGACCATGGCGCGGGCGAAACGGACGACATGCAGTTGCTGTATGAACACATGGTTGGCCTGTACCCGGGCTTGCCCGTGGCCTTGTCCGGCTTCTCGTTCGGCACCTACGTGCAATCGAAACTGCAGGAACGCCTGGCCGCCGCCGGCACGCCCGCCGAGCGCCTGGCGCTGATCGGCAGCGCGGCCGGCAAATGGGCCATGGCCGACATTCCGGCCGACACCATCTTGATCCACGGCGAACTGGACGACACGATTCCCCTGTCCGCCGTCTTCGACTGGGCCCGTCCACAAGACATTCCCGTGATCGTGATCCCCGGCGCCGACCACTTTTTCCACCGCAAGCTCAACCACATCAAGAACCTCGTGATTGCGCTGTGGCATGGTGACAAACCCTCAATCGCAGCAGATGATCATTGA
- a CDS encoding D-alanyl-D-alanine carboxypeptidase family protein: MKKLLAALASSVLFLSAAYAQTVPAPTIAAKSWLLLDATSGQIIASQDPDARIEPASLTKIMTAYLTFAAIREKKLALDQKVNVSVRAWKVDSSSSKMFIDPATPVSIDDLLHGLMIQSGNDAAVALAEAVAGDEGTFVVLMNREAQRMGLKNTRFANPHGLPSPENYSTAQDLSVLAKRVIADYPEFYKIDSIKSFTYNKITQPNRNRLLWLDPTVDGMKTGHTEAAGYCMIASARRPGGTGERRLISVVLGTSSDQARTQESQKLLNWGFQNFDTVKLYSKGQAVATPEVWKGSKGTVKIGFAHDVLVTVPKGTAAKMKPVLERKDPLVAPLAENAPVGKLKMMVDDKVLLELPVVALEPINQATIFGRAWDSMRLWMK, encoded by the coding sequence ATGAAAAAACTTTTAGCGGCACTGGCCTCCAGTGTACTTTTCCTATCCGCCGCCTACGCGCAAACCGTTCCAGCCCCAACCATCGCCGCCAAGTCCTGGCTGCTGCTTGACGCCACCAGTGGCCAGATCATTGCTTCGCAAGATCCGGACGCGCGCATCGAGCCGGCCTCGTTGACCAAGATCATGACGGCCTACCTGACGTTTGCCGCCATCCGCGAAAAGAAACTGGCGCTGGACCAGAAAGTGAACGTGTCCGTGCGCGCATGGAAAGTCGATTCGAGCAGCTCGAAGATGTTCATCGACCCGGCCACGCCCGTGTCGATCGACGACTTGCTGCACGGCCTGATGATTCAATCGGGTAACGACGCTGCCGTGGCACTGGCCGAAGCCGTCGCCGGCGATGAAGGCACCTTCGTCGTGCTGATGAACCGCGAAGCCCAGCGCATGGGTCTGAAAAACACGCGTTTTGCCAATCCGCATGGCTTGCCTAGCCCCGAGAACTATTCCACGGCGCAAGACTTGTCCGTGCTGGCCAAGCGCGTGATCGCCGACTATCCGGAATTCTACAAAATCGATTCCATCAAAAGTTTCACCTACAACAAGATCACCCAGCCTAACCGCAACCGCCTGCTGTGGCTGGACCCGACCGTCGACGGCATGAAGACGGGCCACACGGAAGCGGCCGGCTATTGCATGATCGCCTCGGCCCGCCGTCCGGGCGGCACCGGCGAGCGCCGTTTGATCTCCGTGGTGCTGGGCACCTCGTCCGACCAGGCCCGCACGCAGGAAAGCCAGAAGCTGCTGAACTGGGGCTTCCAGAACTTCGATACGGTCAAGCTGTACTCGAAAGGCCAGGCCGTCGCCACGCCGGAAGTGTGGAAGGGCTCGAAAGGCACCGTGAAAATCGGTTTCGCCCACGATGTGCTCGTCACCGTACCAAAAGGCACGGCGGCCAAGATGAAACCTGTGCTGGAGCGCAAGGACCCGCTGGTCGCGCCTTTGGCGGAAAACGCCCCTGTCGGCAAGCTGAAAATGATGGTCGACGACAAAGTCCTGCTGGAACTGCCGGTCGTGGCGCTGGAGCCGATCAACCAGGCAACGATCTTCGGCCGCGCCTGGGATTCGATGCGCCTGTGGATGAAATAA